In the genome of Quercus robur chromosome 3, dhQueRobu3.1, whole genome shotgun sequence, one region contains:
- the LOC126719516 gene encoding secreted RxLR effector protein 161-like produces MSSSAKLSHDAAGVEVDPTLYRSMISSLLYLIASRPDIAFSVGVCARFQAAPKESHLTTIKRIIHYINGTSNYGIWYSRDSNECLAGYSDADWAECIDDRKSTSGGCFYLGNNLVSWMSKKQNSVSLSTVEDEYIAAASCAAQLLWMKKLLYGYGITQDTMCVFCDNTSAINLSKNPVQHSKSKHIEIRYHFIRDLVEEKTVYLEFINTNNQKVDIFTKPLDGPRFESLRKTIGVGIIP; encoded by the coding sequence ATGAGTTCCTCAGCAAAACTGAGTCATGATGCAGCAGGTGTGGAAGTGGATCCAACACTTTATCGAAGCATGATCAGTAGTCTTCTCTACCTCATTGCTAGCAGACCAGACATCGCGTTTAGTGTAGGAGTATGTGCTCGATTTCAGGCAGCACCCAAAGAGTCACACTTGACAACAATCAAACGAATTATCCACTACATAAATGGCACATCTAATTATGGAATCTGGTATTCAAGAGACTCGAATGAGTGCCTAGCTGGATATTCTGACGCTGACTGGGCCGAGTGCATTGATGACAGGAAAAGCACTTCCGGTGGTTGCTTCTACCTTGGAAATAACCTAGTGTCTtggatgagcaaaaagcaaaattcagtTTCTCTATCAACGGTTGAAGATGAGTACATTGCAGCGGCGAGTTGTGCTGCACAATTATTATGGATGAAGAAGCTTCTATATGGTTATGGAATCACTCAAGACACTATGTGTGTGTTCTGTGACAATACAAGTGCCATAAATTTGTCCAAAAACCCAGTTCAACACTCAAAATCAAAGCATATCGAGATCCGGTATCACTTCATTCgagatttggtagaggaaaagACTGTGTATTTGGAGTTCATCAACACTAACAACCAGAAGGTAGACATCTTTACTAAACCTCTTGATGGTCCAAGGTTTGAGTCTTTGCGTAAGACTATTGGTGTTGGTATCATTCCTTGA